A single Cellulomonas sp. SLBN-39 DNA region contains:
- a CDS encoding MFS transporter codes for MLRRALETALPARLGPAFRWLVASSWSTNLGDGLLLAAGPLLVASRTEDAFLVALAALLQWLPPLLFGLWAGVVTDRVDRRRLVVGVNVVRVAVLAALATAVAVDTAPIALVLVALFVLGTAETFADNAAGTLTPMLVRRDDLAVANARLQAGFVTLNQLAGPPLGAALFAAGHALPLAADALLVAAGAVLVSRLRLPAPDGPPRERRHVLADVAEGLRWTWHHAAVRTLVLTILIFNVTFGAAWSVLVLYTQQRLGLGDVGFGLVTTVQAAGGLVGIAAYGWLTARVSLAGLLRIGLVIETVTHLALALTTQAWLALGIFFVFGAHAFVWGTTSVTVRQRAVPTHLQGRVNSVNLVGVYGGLVVGAAIGGALAQAFGVTAPFWFAFVGSAVFVVLIWRQLRHVAHTDAAPPPSDD; via the coding sequence GTGCTCCGTCGTGCTCTCGAGACCGCCCTGCCCGCGCGCCTGGGGCCGGCGTTCCGGTGGCTCGTCGCCTCGTCGTGGTCGACGAACCTCGGCGACGGGCTGCTGCTGGCCGCCGGCCCGCTGCTGGTGGCCTCGCGGACCGAGGACGCGTTCCTCGTCGCGCTGGCCGCGCTGCTGCAGTGGCTGCCGCCGCTGCTGTTCGGCCTCTGGGCGGGCGTCGTCACCGACCGCGTCGACCGGCGGCGGCTCGTGGTCGGCGTCAACGTGGTGCGCGTCGCGGTGCTGGCGGCGCTGGCGACGGCGGTGGCGGTCGACACCGCGCCGATCGCGCTCGTGCTGGTCGCGCTGTTCGTGCTGGGCACCGCGGAGACGTTCGCGGACAACGCGGCGGGCACGCTGACGCCGATGCTGGTGCGGCGCGACGACCTGGCCGTGGCGAACGCCCGCCTCCAGGCCGGGTTCGTCACGCTGAACCAGCTCGCCGGCCCGCCGCTCGGCGCGGCGCTGTTCGCAGCCGGGCACGCCCTGCCGCTGGCCGCGGACGCGCTGCTCGTCGCGGCCGGCGCCGTGCTGGTCTCGCGGCTGCGCCTGCCCGCACCCGACGGGCCGCCGCGCGAGCGCCGGCACGTGCTGGCGGACGTCGCCGAGGGGCTGCGGTGGACGTGGCACCACGCGGCCGTGCGCACGCTCGTGCTGACCATCCTCATCTTCAACGTCACGTTCGGCGCCGCGTGGTCGGTGCTGGTGCTGTACACCCAGCAGCGGCTCGGGCTGGGCGACGTCGGGTTCGGCCTGGTCACCACCGTGCAGGCCGCGGGCGGCCTCGTCGGGATCGCCGCCTACGGGTGGCTGACGGCGCGGGTCTCGCTCGCGGGGCTGCTGCGGATCGGGCTGGTGATCGAGACGGTCACGCACCTGGCGCTGGCGCTGACGACGCAGGCGTGGCTGGCGCTGGGGATCTTCTTCGTGTTCGGCGCCCACGCGTTCGTGTGGGGCACCACGTCGGTGACGGTGCGGCAGCGGGCGGTGCCGACGCACCTGCAGGGGCGGGTCAACTCCGTGAACCTCGTCGGGGTCTACGGCGGCCTGGTCGTCGGCGCGGCGATCGGCGGGGCGCTCGCGCAGGCCTTCGGGGTGACGGCACCGTTCTGGTTCGCGTTCGTCGGGTCGGCGGTGTTCGTCGTCCTGATCTGGCGCCAGCTGCGGCACGTCGCGCACACCGACGCCGCACCGCCGCCGTCGGACGACTGA
- a CDS encoding GNAT family N-acetyltransferase, with translation MSRLTAATGRKWSHGRMTDVEVRDVPERHRYEAWVGDERAGVAVYVAREDGARVLTHTVVEDAWEGRGVGSALARRAFDDARSGGYRVVPQCPFMAAWVGSHPDHADVVADATP, from the coding sequence GTGAGCCGCCTGACCGCGGCGACCGGACGGAAGTGGTCTCATGGGCGCATGACGGACGTCGAGGTGCGGGACGTGCCTGAGCGGCACCGGTACGAGGCATGGGTCGGCGACGAGCGGGCCGGGGTGGCCGTGTACGTCGCGCGGGAGGACGGCGCCCGGGTGCTGACGCACACGGTCGTCGAGGACGCGTGGGAGGGGCGCGGCGTCGGGTCGGCGCTCGCGCGGCGGGCGTTCGACGACGCACGCTCCGGCGGCTACCGGGTCGTGCCGCAGTGCCCGTTCATGGCGGCGTGGGTCGGGTCCCACCCCGACCACGCGGACGTCGTCGCCGACGCCACGCCCTGA
- a CDS encoding DUF4241 domain-containing protein: MDVTTFSALRTGAATQTDGRPATLTVHDVGTLRVPSGLVRACDPFMSLEDGPVFAVPPGDHPVRVTIADVSPALDGSHLREAYLTLVVADGTPAAVTYADAHPEGPAPEGEVWGVGVDTGSVALVDLGALTRCMPADPRTWYDEVVDHAGPDSWFNRMEDAVPRPGMADIVLPSAPAGENVVMTRSGWGDGFYPVVVTHDATGRLLGLHIDLRVVGEVVV, translated from the coding sequence ATGGACGTGACGACCTTCTCCGCGCTGCGCACCGGCGCCGCCACCCAGACCGACGGCCGCCCCGCGACGCTCACGGTCCACGACGTGGGCACGCTGCGGGTGCCGTCCGGCCTGGTCCGCGCGTGCGACCCGTTCATGTCGCTCGAGGACGGCCCGGTGTTCGCGGTCCCGCCGGGCGACCACCCGGTGCGCGTGACGATCGCTGACGTCTCCCCCGCGCTGGACGGGTCGCACCTGCGCGAGGCCTACCTGACGCTCGTCGTCGCCGACGGCACGCCCGCCGCGGTGACGTACGCCGACGCCCACCCGGAGGGACCGGCACCCGAGGGCGAGGTGTGGGGCGTGGGCGTCGACACCGGCAGCGTCGCGCTGGTCGACCTCGGCGCACTCACGCGCTGCATGCCCGCAGACCCGCGCACCTGGTACGACGAGGTCGTGGACCACGCCGGCCCCGACTCGTGGTTCAACCGCATGGAGGACGCGGTGCCGCGCCCGGGCATGGCGGACATCGTGCTGCCGTCGGCGCCCGCCGGGGAGAACGTCGTGATGACGCGCTCCGGCTGGGGCGACGGCTTCTACCCGGTGGTCGTCACGCACGACGCGACGGGCCGGCTCCTCGGCCTGCACATCGACCTGCGGGTGGTCGGCGAGGTCGTCGTCTGA
- a CDS encoding bifunctional diguanylate cyclase/phosphodiesterase codes for MTSAPARDGTIRVLVRTTAYLYAVGGVGGTLMSVELIRQGAPRGVLLLVVALGAIAQAPLLAGFGARLPRWTLSAVVAVAALALGAGTFLAPDPVVAVAAAAMTVLVSVHAMLFFGWREGWSHVVGAIALQVVALVAVHHVPWLVCAALAVLWLGIAGAVGVLARQASSARVDALTGLANRRGWDGALEDAIDRATRRGDPLSVALVDVDHFKVVNDERGHAAGDALLQAIAAAWVHDGPSDVVLGRRGGDEFAVLMPGLRGEQARVLAETLCAGAPVATSCGVAEHVPGESASELLRRTDSALYAAKAAGRGRTVLSSSPRHGLSRDLLLALDRGEVGVALQPIVELATGQVVGVEALARWQHAEHGAVPPTDFVAVAEESGLIGRLGEAVLRQACTDALDLQRRWGRPVDLAVNVSGRQLVEDGYGQRLRATLAEVGWPPTQLVLEVTESVVDASQLVALRELARLRSFGIRVAVDDFGTGWSSLSRLDELPVDHLKLDRSFLTHVTSSPRRTAMVRALLGLCQELGIDAVAEGVETADQAALLRSLGCPLAQGFLLGRPAPVAELALAGPVRTTAPPVRRPG; via the coding sequence ATGACCTCCGCACCCGCGCGCGACGGGACGATCCGCGTCCTGGTGCGGACCACGGCGTACCTGTACGCCGTGGGGGGCGTCGGCGGGACCCTGATGTCGGTCGAGCTCATCCGGCAGGGTGCCCCGCGGGGCGTCCTGCTGCTCGTCGTCGCTCTCGGCGCCATCGCCCAGGCTCCGCTGCTCGCCGGGTTCGGCGCCCGGCTGCCGCGGTGGACGCTGAGCGCCGTCGTCGCCGTGGCTGCGCTCGCCCTGGGCGCCGGCACGTTCCTCGCGCCGGACCCGGTGGTCGCGGTCGCCGCGGCGGCGATGACGGTGCTGGTGTCGGTCCACGCGATGCTGTTCTTCGGCTGGCGCGAGGGGTGGAGCCACGTCGTGGGCGCCATCGCGCTCCAGGTGGTGGCGCTCGTCGCCGTGCACCACGTGCCGTGGCTGGTGTGCGCCGCGCTGGCCGTGCTGTGGCTCGGCATCGCCGGGGCCGTCGGGGTGCTGGCGCGGCAGGCGTCGAGCGCACGGGTCGACGCGCTCACCGGCCTGGCCAACCGGCGCGGGTGGGACGGTGCGCTGGAGGACGCGATCGACCGCGCCACCCGGCGCGGGGACCCGCTGTCCGTGGCCCTCGTCGACGTCGACCACTTCAAGGTCGTCAACGACGAGCGCGGGCACGCCGCCGGCGACGCGCTGCTGCAGGCGATCGCCGCCGCGTGGGTCCACGACGGCCCGTCCGACGTCGTGCTCGGCCGGCGGGGCGGCGACGAGTTCGCGGTCCTCATGCCCGGGCTGCGCGGCGAGCAGGCCCGCGTCCTGGCGGAGACGCTGTGCGCGGGCGCCCCGGTGGCGACGTCCTGCGGCGTGGCCGAGCACGTGCCCGGGGAGTCCGCGTCGGAGCTCCTGCGGCGCACGGACTCCGCCCTCTACGCCGCCAAGGCGGCGGGCCGCGGCCGCACCGTCCTGTCGTCGAGCCCGCGGCACGGGCTGTCGCGCGACCTGCTGCTCGCGCTGGACCGCGGCGAGGTCGGCGTCGCGCTCCAGCCGATCGTCGAGCTCGCGACCGGCCAGGTCGTGGGCGTGGAGGCGCTCGCCCGCTGGCAGCACGCGGAGCACGGCGCCGTGCCCCCGACGGACTTCGTCGCGGTGGCGGAGGAGTCCGGGCTGATCGGCCGGCTCGGCGAGGCCGTGCTGCGCCAGGCGTGCACCGACGCGCTCGACCTGCAGCGCCGGTGGGGACGCCCGGTGGACCTCGCGGTCAACGTCTCCGGGCGCCAGCTCGTGGAGGACGGGTACGGGCAGCGCCTGCGGGCGACCCTCGCCGAGGTGGGGTGGCCCCCCACCCAGCTGGTGCTCGAGGTGACCGAGAGCGTCGTCGACGCGTCGCAGCTCGTGGCCCTGCGCGAGCTGGCGCGGCTGCGCAGCTTCGGCATCCGCGTGGCCGTCGACGACTTCGGGACGGGCTGGTCGTCGCTCAGCCGGCTCGACGAGCTGCCGGTCGACCACCTCAAGCTCGACCGCTCGTTCCTCACGCACGTCACGTCCTCGCCGCGCCGCACCGCGATGGTCCGGGCCCTGCTCGGTCTGTGCCAGGAGCTCGGCATCGACGCCGTGGCGGAGGGCGTCGAGACCGCCGACCAGGCGGCGCTGCTGCGGTCGCTGGGCTGCCCGCTGGCCCAGGGCTTCCTGCTCGGACGACCGGCGCCGGTCGCCGAGCTCGCGCTGGCCGGCCCGGTGCGGACCACGGCACCGCCCGTCCGCCGGCCGGGCTGA
- a CDS encoding SDR family oxidoreductase, with protein sequence MTRRALDGRVVVVTGASRRIAIGAAVARRVVADGGALLLHSWAPHDAEQPWGADAGGAEALVDELRAAGGRVEHVAADLADPAAPAALVDAARDAFGHVDAVVANHARSSAQTLEDLTAAELDLSYAVNTRASLLLVQALAAQHDDARPGGRAVLFTSGQYHGAMPGELPYIASKAALHEVTRSLAVHLAPRRITVNCVNPGPNDTGYADDEARAAIAALNPGGRWSTPADTARLVGWLLGDEADWVTGQTIASDGGWSSR encoded by the coding sequence ATGACGAGGCGTGCGCTGGACGGCAGGGTCGTGGTCGTGACGGGTGCGAGCCGGCGCATCGCCATCGGTGCGGCGGTCGCCCGGCGCGTGGTCGCCGACGGCGGTGCGCTGCTGCTGCACTCGTGGGCCCCGCACGACGCGGAGCAGCCGTGGGGCGCGGACGCCGGTGGCGCCGAGGCCCTCGTCGACGAGCTGCGGGCCGCCGGCGGGCGCGTCGAGCACGTCGCGGCCGACCTGGCGGACCCGGCGGCCCCTGCCGCGCTGGTGGACGCCGCGCGTGACGCGTTCGGGCACGTCGACGCCGTCGTGGCCAACCACGCCCGCTCGAGCGCGCAGACCCTGGAGGACCTCACGGCCGCCGAGCTCGACCTGTCGTACGCCGTGAACACCCGCGCGAGCCTGCTGCTCGTGCAGGCGCTGGCGGCGCAGCACGACGACGCGCGCCCCGGCGGGCGGGCGGTGCTCTTCACGTCCGGCCAGTACCACGGCGCGATGCCGGGCGAGCTGCCGTACATCGCGTCGAAGGCGGCGCTGCACGAGGTCACCCGCAGCCTCGCGGTGCACCTCGCCCCGCGCCGCATCACCGTCAACTGCGTCAACCCCGGCCCCAACGACACGGGCTACGCCGACGACGAGGCGCGTGCCGCGATCGCCGCCCTCAACCCCGGCGGCCGCTGGAGCACCCCGGCCGACACCGCGCGCCTGGTCGGGTGGCTGCTCGGCGACGAGGCCGACTGGGTCACGGGCCAGACCATCGCCTCCGACGGCGGCTGGTCCTCCCGCTGA
- a CDS encoding DUF2332 domain-containing protein produces MDPDLHLGHVPLAAAYAAFAQVEARGSSASYEEWAAGIANDESVLALLATLPPGRRQPNLVLAAARLHGADGPYAAFRRTLLDEWERVRATVLHRTTQTNEAGRCATLLPVLAGLPQPLALLEVGASAGLCLLPDRWSYRYDDGTHLDPADGPSPVVLPCTLGPGVEAPAAMPQVVWRAGLDLAPVDVTDADACAWLRTLVWPEHDDRRVRLEAALDVARLAPPPVVRGDLLHGLPALAATAPPEATLVVMHSAVLAYVEPGARRAFASTVTALPGHWLSNEGRRVLDLPGSGDDDSRFVVALDGRPVALADPHGRALDPLPR; encoded by the coding sequence GTGGACCCGGACCTCCATCTGGGCCACGTCCCTCTCGCGGCGGCCTACGCGGCCTTCGCGCAGGTGGAGGCCCGCGGCTCGTCCGCGTCGTACGAGGAGTGGGCGGCAGGGATCGCGAACGACGAGTCCGTCCTCGCCCTCCTCGCCACCCTGCCGCCGGGACGGCGTCAGCCGAACCTCGTGCTCGCCGCGGCCCGCCTCCACGGTGCGGACGGCCCGTACGCGGCGTTCCGCCGCACCCTCCTCGACGAGTGGGAGCGGGTGCGCGCGACGGTGCTGCACCGCACCACGCAGACCAACGAGGCGGGCCGGTGCGCGACGCTCCTGCCGGTCCTCGCCGGCCTGCCGCAGCCGCTCGCGCTGCTGGAGGTCGGCGCCTCGGCCGGTCTGTGCCTGCTGCCCGACCGGTGGTCGTACCGCTACGACGACGGGACGCACCTGGACCCGGCCGACGGCCCGTCGCCGGTCGTGCTGCCGTGCACGCTGGGACCCGGCGTCGAGGCACCGGCCGCGATGCCGCAGGTCGTGTGGCGTGCCGGCCTCGACCTGGCACCCGTCGACGTGACGGACGCCGACGCGTGCGCCTGGCTGCGCACACTCGTCTGGCCCGAGCACGACGACCGGCGGGTACGCCTGGAGGCCGCACTCGACGTCGCGCGCCTCGCCCCGCCCCCGGTCGTGCGGGGCGACCTCCTCCACGGCCTCCCGGCGCTGGCGGCGACGGCACCGCCCGAGGCGACGCTCGTGGTGATGCACAGCGCCGTCCTCGCCTACGTCGAGCCGGGCGCCCGCCGTGCGTTCGCGAGCACGGTGACGGCGCTGCCCGGTCACTGGCTCAGCAACGAGGGCCGTCGGGTGCTCGACCTGCCGGGCTCCGGCGACGACGACAGCCGGTTCGTCGTCGCGCTCGACGGTCGACCGGTCGCGCTGGCCGACCCCCACGGGCGTGCGCTCGACCCGCTCCCCCGCTGA
- a CDS encoding SDR family oxidoreductase: MQVGVLSSTSTIAALNPGGRWSTPADTALLVGWLLGDEADWVTGQTIASDGGWSSR; encoded by the coding sequence GTGCAGGTGGGGGTGCTGTCGTCGACGAGCACGATCGCCGCGCTCAACCCCGGCGGCCGCTGGAGCACCCCCGCCGACACCGCGCTCCTGGTCGGGTGGCTGCTCGGCGACGAGGCCGACTGGGTCACGGGCCAGACCATCGCCTCCGACGGCGGCTGGTCCTCCCGCTGA
- a CDS encoding cation diffusion facilitator family transporter, giving the protein MNAATAPTPARRSVLARRVRLVVAATIAYNVVEAVIALTAGTAASSAALVGFGLDSLVEVLSAAAVAWQFAAPAPERRERTATRLIAVSFFGLAVLVSVEAVRALLGASSPEISTVGLVLAAVSLVVMPGLSWFERRTGRELGSASAVADSKQTLLCAWLSAVLLVGLALHSTLGWWWADPVAALVIAGFAVREGLEAWRGDTCCTPVGRLVEGATPAACTDGCCGD; this is encoded by the coding sequence ATGAACGCCGCGACCGCACCGACGCCCGCCCGCCGGTCCGTGCTCGCCCGGCGGGTCCGCCTCGTCGTCGCGGCGACGATCGCCTACAACGTCGTCGAGGCCGTCATCGCCCTCACCGCCGGGACGGCGGCCTCGTCCGCGGCACTGGTCGGGTTCGGCCTGGACTCGCTCGTCGAGGTGCTGTCGGCCGCGGCGGTCGCGTGGCAGTTCGCCGCGCCGGCCCCGGAGCGGCGCGAGCGCACCGCGACCCGGCTGATCGCGGTGTCGTTCTTCGGGCTCGCCGTCCTGGTGTCCGTCGAGGCGGTGCGCGCGCTGCTCGGTGCGTCCAGCCCCGAGATCTCGACGGTCGGCCTCGTGCTCGCCGCGGTCTCGCTCGTGGTCATGCCGGGCCTGTCGTGGTTCGAGCGGCGCACCGGCCGCGAGCTCGGGTCGGCGTCGGCCGTCGCGGACTCGAAGCAGACGCTGCTGTGCGCGTGGCTCTCGGCGGTGCTGCTGGTCGGCCTCGCGCTCCACAGCACCCTCGGCTGGTGGTGGGCCGACCCCGTCGCCGCGCTCGTCATCGCCGGCTTCGCGGTGCGCGAGGGCCTCGAGGCGTGGCGCGGCGACACCTGCTGCACCCCCGTCGGCCGGCTGGTCGAGGGCGCCACCCCCGCAGCGTGCACGGACGGCTGCTGCGGCGACTGA
- a CDS encoding helix-turn-helix transcriptional regulator has protein sequence METVTTTHTAALARLGHALSDETRTRVLLALREAPAYPADLADALGVSRQVMSNHLACLRGCGLVEAVPDGRRTWYRLADPHLAPALDDLLRLVLAVDPGCCGPACTCA, from the coding sequence GTGGAGACCGTCACGACGACGCACACCGCGGCGCTCGCGCGGCTCGGGCACGCGCTGTCCGACGAGACGCGCACCCGGGTGCTGCTCGCGCTGCGCGAGGCGCCCGCCTACCCCGCCGACCTCGCCGACGCGCTCGGCGTCAGCCGTCAGGTCATGTCGAACCACCTGGCGTGCCTACGCGGGTGCGGCCTCGTCGAGGCGGTCCCCGACGGGCGGCGCACCTGGTACCGGCTCGCCGACCCGCACCTCGCCCCCGCGCTCGACGACCTGCTGCGGCTCGTCCTCGCCGTCGATCCCGGGTGCTGCGGCCCCGCGTGCACGTGCGCATGA
- a CDS encoding DUF2809 domain-containing protein: MSRPAPPAPEAAPPRRRTVLAAAVVGTLVAGLLVSRGTGLAADLAGGALYAVLVQLLVLLAAPRTRPLVAGAVALGLCWVVELAQLTGLPATAVDAWAPLHYVLGSTFSARDLPAYAAGVAALTAIDATRKAR, translated from the coding sequence GTGAGCCGCCCTGCGCCCCCGGCCCCCGAGGCCGCTCCCCCGCGCCGACGCACCGTGCTCGCCGCGGCGGTCGTCGGCACCCTCGTCGCGGGGCTGCTCGTCTCGCGCGGCACGGGCCTGGCCGCGGACCTCGCCGGCGGAGCCCTGTACGCCGTGCTCGTGCAGCTGCTGGTGCTGCTCGCCGCACCCCGCACCCGGCCGCTCGTCGCCGGCGCCGTGGCGCTCGGGCTGTGCTGGGTCGTCGAGCTCGCCCAGCTCACCGGCCTGCCCGCGACGGCGGTCGACGCCTGGGCGCCGCTGCACTACGTCCTGGGCAGCACGTTCTCCGCCCGCGACCTGCCCGCCTACGCCGCCGGCGTCGCAGCGCTCACCGCGATCGACGCGACCCGCAAGGCCCGCTGA
- a CDS encoding glycoside hydrolase domain-containing protein produces MADAGVRAVQEWFNATYADVPGIARLAVDGVAGAATVRALTRALQHELGITALSDAFGPATATRLAAHGDVGPASDARMVALVQAALTCKGYGAGALDGTWSAATAQAARQSTTDLGLDRAPDAGVAPKVVKSLLTLDRYLLRPGGRTAVRVVQQWVNRTWFTRSLDLLPCDGIASRALQRAVLVAAQYEFGLSDADATGTFGPTTRQRLAGQAPVREGSTDTGARWVQLFTAAMVLNGRPVTLGATFTAALTEQVRRFQEFSALPVTGEGDYPTWAELLVSTGDVTRTVTAADCITEITPARAATLRAAGYRTVGRYLTNAPVPGAIDKRLRTGEPAVILDAGLTLFPIYQEDAAGLGSFTEAAGRAQGGRAHDAAWGHRLPPGTTLYFAVDYDAVPADVESAVVPYFRGVAAALRERGRVYAPGVYGSRAVCTGVSRAVLVPHVFVAGMSTGYTGNAGHPLPGNWAFNQVQTVTLGADGPADAAVEIDRNAASGRDPGVTRLSTDGTVVDPLLAVLDVLQTVAAARLRGARDRGPVAAARLALRWLRADQGTPFWSTPLDDGDTRFGTDADAGLAAAGLTRPATFVDPMTFDTLPVARWAAATEAALLLPARWRSPAVQAGDLGGWAGDLVALAGAWWAERADAPDPAPWVVEHLGRTDLVTALDHRTLVADLDGLLLATRVRAGADLPAAVRLLALPARQGQTPVAARRYSTVLSERFRSRRQTVADAALAALTDPSWKAARAALSPATDWPTALQDRHRPALRTFCGAFADVLVARAQEES; encoded by the coding sequence ATGGCAGACGCAGGCGTACGCGCGGTGCAGGAGTGGTTCAACGCCACGTACGCCGACGTGCCCGGGATCGCCCGGCTCGCCGTCGACGGCGTCGCCGGGGCCGCCACCGTCCGCGCCCTGACCCGCGCGCTGCAGCACGAGCTCGGCATCACCGCCCTCTCGGACGCCTTCGGGCCCGCCACCGCCACCCGCCTGGCCGCCCACGGCGACGTCGGCCCCGCGTCCGACGCCCGCATGGTCGCGCTCGTCCAGGCGGCCCTGACGTGCAAGGGCTACGGCGCGGGCGCCCTCGACGGCACCTGGTCGGCCGCCACCGCGCAGGCCGCCCGCCAGAGCACCACCGACCTCGGGCTCGACCGCGCACCCGATGCCGGCGTCGCCCCCAAGGTCGTGAAGTCCCTGCTGACGCTCGACCGGTACCTGCTGCGGCCCGGCGGGCGCACCGCCGTACGCGTCGTGCAGCAGTGGGTCAACCGCACCTGGTTCACCCGGTCCCTCGACCTGCTGCCCTGCGACGGGATCGCGTCCCGTGCCCTGCAGCGCGCAGTCCTCGTGGCCGCCCAGTACGAGTTCGGGCTCTCCGACGCCGACGCCACCGGCACCTTCGGCCCGACGACCCGGCAGCGGCTCGCCGGGCAGGCGCCCGTGCGCGAGGGCTCGACCGACACCGGCGCGCGCTGGGTGCAGCTGTTCACCGCCGCGATGGTGCTGAACGGCCGACCCGTCACCCTCGGCGCCACGTTCACCGCCGCGCTCACCGAGCAGGTGCGCCGGTTCCAGGAGTTCAGCGCGCTGCCCGTCACCGGTGAGGGCGACTACCCGACGTGGGCCGAGCTGCTCGTCAGCACCGGCGACGTGACCCGGACGGTCACGGCCGCGGACTGCATCACCGAGATCACCCCCGCCCGCGCCGCCACCCTGCGGGCCGCCGGCTACCGCACCGTCGGGCGGTACCTGACCAACGCCCCCGTGCCCGGCGCCATCGACAAGCGCCTGCGCACCGGCGAGCCAGCCGTCATCCTCGACGCCGGGCTCACGCTCTTCCCGATCTACCAGGAGGACGCCGCCGGCCTGGGCAGCTTCACCGAGGCCGCCGGCCGCGCCCAGGGCGGACGCGCCCACGACGCCGCCTGGGGGCACCGGCTGCCGCCCGGCACGACCCTCTACTTCGCCGTCGACTACGACGCCGTGCCCGCCGACGTCGAGTCCGCGGTCGTGCCGTACTTCCGCGGCGTCGCCGCCGCGCTGCGCGAGCGCGGACGCGTCTACGCCCCCGGCGTCTACGGGTCGCGCGCCGTGTGCACCGGCGTCAGCCGCGCCGTCCTCGTGCCCCACGTGTTCGTCGCGGGGATGTCCACCGGCTACACCGGCAACGCCGGCCACCCCCTGCCCGGCAACTGGGCGTTCAACCAGGTGCAGACCGTCACGCTCGGCGCGGACGGACCCGCGGACGCGGCTGTCGAGATCGACCGCAACGCCGCCTCCGGGCGCGACCCGGGCGTCACGCGGCTGTCGACCGACGGCACCGTCGTCGACCCCCTCCTCGCGGTCCTCGACGTGCTCCAGACCGTCGCGGCGGCCCGCCTGCGCGGCGCACGCGACCGCGGCCCCGTCGCGGCCGCCCGCCTCGCCCTGCGCTGGTTGCGGGCCGACCAGGGCACGCCGTTCTGGTCCACGCCCCTCGACGACGGCGACACCCGGTTCGGCACCGACGCCGACGCCGGACTCGCCGCCGCGGGCCTGACCCGCCCGGCCACGTTCGTCGACCCGATGACGTTCGACACCCTCCCGGTAGCCCGCTGGGCCGCCGCCACGGAGGCCGCCCTGCTCCTGCCCGCCCGTTGGCGCAGCCCTGCCGTCCAGGCCGGCGACCTCGGCGGCTGGGCCGGGGACCTCGTCGCGCTCGCGGGCGCCTGGTGGGCGGAGCGGGCGGACGCGCCGGACCCCGCCCCGTGGGTGGTCGAGCACCTCGGCCGCACGGACCTGGTGACCGCGCTCGACCACCGCACGCTCGTCGCCGACCTCGACGGCCTGCTGCTGGCCACGCGCGTCCGCGCCGGTGCGGACCTGCCCGCCGCGGTCCGCCTGCTGGCGCTGCCCGCCCGCCAGGGCCAGACCCCCGTCGCAGCCCGCCGCTACAGCACCGTGCTGTCCGAGCGGTTCCGGTCCCGGCGGCAGACCGTCGCCGACGCCGCGCTCGCCGCGCTCACCGACCCGTCGTGGAAGGCTGCGCGCGCCGCGCTCAGCCCGGCCACGGACTGGCCCACGGCCCTGCAGGACCGGCACCGCCCCGCCCTGCGGACGTTCTGCGGCGCGTTCGCCGACGTCCTCGTCGCCCGCGCGCAGGAGGAGTCATGA